CCCTTGTCTGAGCTTCAGGGTAATAAAAAAGGGAATAACACACACACTTTGCAACAGTACACCACTTTAAAGACtgcataaaacaaaattaaagttttgtggcttttagtctATGCGTGTGTTCACATTAAGGCTATCTTTCTGCTTTTGTACTCCTAAACACTGATAAATTTCCCTTTTACACCACTAGAAAAAACTGCTCAATTCTGACTTCATGCTCAAATCAGATTTTTCTGtgaattttatattgaaatatttagaAAGTAGTTCTTTTAAATATGGactatttattataattactttaaTCATAttgtatttaacatatttttattattgtataaccTTTGTCTTCTGAGAAAATagactttaaaaaaagatttctgtcCAATCAGATGCTTTCTAGAATAAAAATGCCCCGCCTTCTTATACCACACGTCACCGAGTAGCAAGATAGCAGTATTTGCATTAGTGCTAATGTGTCACTTTGGTTTGTGTCCAATTTAGACATTAAATCTGACATATTGAGGCTTGGTGCTCATGTTTGCAACACAATATTTTTATCACACAATTTTCTAGCTacatataaatagtaataataataatgtctacaTTTCTTAATGAAAGTATTGACACATGCTGTTGTTTCTACACAGATGACTTTATCAGTGGTTCTTCAAACCAACATAATAGTCTCATTTGCAAGACTTGCACACAGATATTTCATCATGACCTTGTGATCACGCCTGCCTGTTTATTCCTCTTGATCAGATGCTAAATTCCCTTTGATAAGCTTGTGTCACTGTTTAGATAATGGAATAGTTCAGAAATATGTTCTGTGGAATCGTTAATGCTGTGTATTTTCCTGTAGTCAATATTTCAATTTAGGTACAAATATGCAGTTGGCTGCTTTCATTACAAAGCAACATACATCTTGGCTTAAACAGGAAGATATTTAAGTAAGATCATATCATCAATATTGCACAACCACATATTATGATTAAAGCATGTATATTTTTACGTGACCTTTTGAAATTGAAAGTCTATTTGGAAAGTCTATTTTGAAAATAACTAATATGTCCCCAAAAATTCGATGTGAGCCTTTGAGCTTTGGTGTGAATGTATATCCTATGAATATCATATCACTTTGAGTACAAACCTATCTAAAGATGAAACtttttacatttctacatttatcTGACACATACACCctccggatatatatatatatatatatatatatatatatatatatatatacacacacacacacaaaagataaACTCATTCAGGTTCTGGTGGAAAATATCCATACTAGGTAATGGTAGTCATTGCATGGCGTTCCATTCTGTGCCTGGTTTATAATGCACTTCAAACCATTTTCATCAGAATGCACTGAGAAACACACAATCTGATCGAACATACAAACAGAGCCGTGGGGATGTGTTTGGCCTTTCCAAAAGACGGCTGCAAGATTTTCAATAGAGTGCTAAATTGGAACTTTAGCGGGTTTTGCAGCCATCAAGACATTGATTTGACACAGCTGGAGCGAGATGGCAGGTCTGCGTGCAGGAAGCAGGTGAGATGCAAGAACACGTATGCAGTATGTAGAAAAACCGAAATCAATGCAAGGTTTTAATATACTGCAGAACCAGTGTTGCTTTGGTAATTAAAGAAAATGACAAACATCATGCTGGCATTACTGTAGGATTGTCCAAGTCAGTAGTCATGTGGAGAATTGTCGAAGAGGTCTATTCATCTATTAAATCCATGAATCTATGAACTTGTCAGTCATTATTTTCTATAGGTTGTCATTTGAGTGAGTTCAATACACCCACAACCTGTTTGTACAAAATGTAATTCTTGTTGTGATTTAACAATTGCTTTCTGAGCATCTtacaatgtattttgtaaattacaATGTTAAATTCCCCATCTTGGTCAATCTCATTTTAGTGTTAGATAACTATAAGGATGCACCAGATAAGATAAGGTAACATACAGTCAACAGCTTAGCTGTGTATCTTGACCCAAGGCTGACGGTTCTGAGTGTCTACAGCACATTTCACAACACTGGGGTCACATTACAATGACATCACTCCTGAGTATGATGACTCCCATGATGATATCTGCATGTAGgggtggcagtggctcagtggttcatgtaggttgtctacaaaccagaaggttggtggttcaatccctggctccacccgaccaagtgtcgaggtgtccttgagcaagacaccaacccccgcagtcggtgtgtgaatgagtgagtggatgggtggatgtgaggcaaattgtaaagcgctttggatggccatgtggtctgttgaaagcgctatataaatgcagtccatttaccatatcAGAAGAATAACATCATGCCTGACAAAACATGACAGTGGGACATCTGTGTTGGAAAAATTCTGTTATGCCTCAggcacactgtaaaataaagtatacGCCATCTTTTATCTGTTTTTCtagaagtgtatttttttttgtattattaaaatactattgcatattttattcacatattggatcagattacatttttatatttttaatttacattttttgttgaattttatttatttggttcatttatatttatttccagttattaATTGTAACTTATTTCACTTAGGtaacaaggcaacatttcaaatctTTGTCCAGTTTAAGGTTTTCatctagtttttatattttaatgtattttatttcagctttatttcaattaacaaaaatgccTCACTAattgttttagttaataataactcTGTAAAATCTGATATATCTATAAATGTAATACTATCCTacatctaaaattatttaaaattgtgtctttttaaatatattcatatttatctaAATTTGTacctacattttttatattgagGAAACAACGTGTTGGAAATCATTTCTCATACACTTGATTCTGCTAAAAGAAATGTTACTTGTTTTATGGCAGCTGGGACTTGGTGTCAAGAACCGTCTGCATGTTGTGTGCCAAGAACCGAATGATAAATGTTTGAGATTTGGTGCTCAGCTGACAGTTTTCTTATTTCCCCTTTGCTCAGAGGGATCCTGGAATCTAATTCCAACATGGCAGCCTCAGAAGCAAAACTAGACCCAAGTGTTTggggaaatgtcatttttaattaaatcccAGGTTCTTTAAGATAAGCTTTAATTTCACCTGGGGCATTAAGCACGGAGCCAAAATACCATTATATAAGTCTGTCACAGTCAGTGATATCTAACCGCCTGCTACAGAGCTTTTGACTGACTTGTTGAATGTTAGCATGCATAATTACTTTAATTATGCTAGGTGATTCTCTCTACATTTATGTTCAGAAAATTATTTAATACGACAGCGATAACAACTAAAACGAAACAATAAAGGTGGATTATAAAACTGTCTTCCAATGTTATGCATTTAATACATAATGTAGGGTGaacatattttagttttccagaagaaaaaaaaaagaacagtgggTGCAGGCAGGGCTAAAAAGCTTCCTACCAGTGGCCCAGTGGGGTAAAATCAATCCATGGAAAGAGTTTAAAATTAGCCCAATTCcacggagagagagaaaaaaaaatgcatccaaCATGAGCTGCAGGAGTCAGATTTGACTGATCACGAGTTGAGAGGAGAGATGGCTGACAGACCATGCTggaggatttgctgctcaacagatCCTGAGCTCTTTGACACATATCTGATCTTCCTTTACACAGAGCGCTCATTCAAAAGAGATTTAAAGTTCTGCACACCGACGCTGGCTCCCTGATATAAATCATGCGTGAAACTTATATGGACACAAAAATCACTGGAGCAGGCGATGATGGTCAGAAATTCTGCGGGAGCAGAAGAAAACAGTGCCCCACAAGGCTCTAATACAAAAACGCATACTAAGAATGGTGGCTAGAAGGCAAAAGCCAAATCCCAGACTTTTTGGGCGGGCTAGAAATCCAGGTGTTGTGCCCAGTTCTGACCCGCCACCAGATTATTACCCTAGTATtagtaggtttaggagtaggtgttGGGGTGGGGTTGGGATTAGGCAATCAGGTagcaactttattattattattttgaggtcCAAAAACACAATATTGGGTTATGTTAGCTTACCCTACATAATGTTGGTTTTTAATCCATGTCTCTGTCAGGTGACTTTAATATATCCCTCTGTTTTGACCTCAACAGCAATGGAATTTAttggacattttttttcttataggaaTAGGCCTATTTCCCTGAAAAGTAGTCTCTTCTAGACTTTCAGATGAGATCTtaacatgaatgaataataataataataataataataataataattcaacacaatgtatgcaattaaaaatgaaatttcagTATGAACACATTGGTATAATCTAAATTGTAAAACTGAATATGGTAACATTGTGAAACAATTGTCTCATTTGTGTGTCGAGGAAAAACTACAAGACACAGAGATCTCCTGAGATTTAAAGGACCAGCCCTTAACACTTCTAGGTCCTGTTACATTTTACTGTTtatgagaaaatgttttatttatttatttattttatttttttacagtaggTGTGTATGGGTGTGCTTAATATtaactgtattattttaaatattacatgctTACAGTAAATGGTGTTTGAGTTTACATTGGGTGTGTATCTCATGTAGTGTATGTTTACAGTaggtatgtgtttgtttgtgtgtgtgtgtgtgtgtgtgtgtgtgtgtgtgtgtgtgtgtttcctcttgTCTGTTTCCGCCTCCATTTTGTCactggtgtgcgtgtgtgtgtgtttgtgtgtctcagcTAAAGCCAGTGAGgaggaataacacacacacacacacacacacagaaactctTCAGCGGGTTCATTTTTACACAGATCACCAGAAATGGACGGGTGAGCATTAAATACGCTCTTCGTTtatgtgtaaaaatgtattaattaatcatttaaatacgAATTAGAAGAGTTTCTCACTTGCTGGAATGCTAACGCTGCTAACACGCTAGCGTGGTTAACACTTAAACAACCGTTGTTTAATAATCTTTTTGTAACGTTTGTATTGTCTTGTATGACATGCCAAGAGCACGAAAAATCGCAagaattaaaataagtaaactaCAAAAACGAGTCCATAAACAGCAAGCATGTGCTAGCAGGTTAGCCTCACTAGCTGTGTGTTTGCTCACGTTGTGCACACAAGATTAAACAGGAGTTTAATTGAGCGAgtcttttaaatagttttatttgtaattaatatattaatgtgcTGGAATATGATGTAATTCCCCAGTGGACCTCGTTTAGGTTGTAATTATATGATTTCACGTTAGCTTTTTTACCATcataaaattgataaaataaaacaatttttcagTGTATAATGTGTCAAGTTGCATTCAAATACGAGAAAGTCTTAATGCTGATAAAGTTCTGGTTAACCAAATAGCATCAGACTGTACTCTAGGGCTGTGTGTCAAAACTTGAGCTGGTTGTTACCTAGACAGCATTCTGGACATTATAGTCCCATAAACTGCTTTACGTTACCCAAATTGCATTCTTGGATCATAATGCCGAAAACTAGTGATCTGCCttactcattttcatttttgagcatCTATGTCTCATAACCTAGTGACCTGCATCCTTAAAACAGTATTTTAGCCTCAAAATTGAATTTGCTTGAAACATCCTTTTTGAACTTCATGCCTAGTAAGcagcctacctagacagcatttatACGTGCATTTCTGGCCTTCTGGAGGAAGAGTGGGATAAAGTGATGAAATACTGAAATGTTCATCAGCTTAATTTGTTGTGTCATATAATGGAGGGGGTTTAAAAAGATTCGGATTAAAGGATTTCTAGCCcagcctttctttttttattcctgAATTTACATTAACTGAATTAACGTGTTATTTGTCTGATAAAATATCACTTTGTGTTTTCAACAGAATTGGTGATGTCGCAGTTGGTGTAAAGGTAAACACTGTTTTCAGTATCCTTTGTGCGGTATGTAttttggatgatggatggatggatcggtAGTTACTAAAGTAAACTCTTGATGGATTTTGCAGTGCAATAGCAACTTGACAAAGGCAGCTCAGCACAACATGCATTACTCTGAATATGATCGTAATGTagtgtaatttagtttttaatagaTGTCCGCCTGTTGCAGTGGTGAGACCGAGTGGAAACCACAACAGAAATTTGACCCCATAGATACCAGAGCAGTGTGGTAAACCAGGGTATTTTTTAcgttaaaaaaatcaataattactCTGCGATAGGGCTGTCTCAAATACAAAATTGTCATTTGATTATTGCTATACAAATAATTGCTTTTTTCAGTTAAAGTGTCAGATTTGCTATTAAGCTTAATAAAGATCCACCTGTAAACGCAGGgcattatatacaattttattgtgcaaaaatgttaaatattacttTCCTCTATTCGTGTTGTATGGAACtagccattttaaatattgaattttgGCAATAtaatattgatgatgatgattaaatattggaatataaTGCAATAGTGTTTCCACCCTAAATTTTCACTTTAACATGCAATTTTTAAGGCAGGCTGATTTAACCCATGTGTCATTAACCATGTGAATGTTTCTAAAATATGACATTATGTAGGATGATAAATGAAAGTGAATTTTGAGCCCTCACACTATGTACATTTCATGCCGTATTCACTTACATTTGCTAATCATCAATGGCAGTGTCTGGTTGGAATTAATAATGAACAGTAATTGTGATCAGGTCTCAACGCTATGGGTTTTTTCTAGTAGCCTGGTCGAGCCAGTGGTTCAAATTTTACTTGCCCTGCCAATATTTTCACTGCCCCTGATTCTAATTTTGATACCAAACTAAACACTGCAAGCCTaacaaataaaaagctaaattaagACAAATTAACAGTCAGTAAATAAGAAAACCTGAACCAATCACAAGCAACAACACATAAATGAATAACAAAGATACACATGAAATTATTCTTTAGGAAAAACATCAGACGGACTGAATGAGACACAAATCCACTCTCTGACAataggtggcgcttatggaacagcagcgatacagtgtttccttggtttctgCTGTACAGAAAGCAGCACTGCGCTTATTAACACTACTTTAAAGGCATCTGTTAACTGCTGTTTACATGCTTCATAGtatttccacacaaatgacattttggaaaattattaCAGTGCAGTTTGTGTGCAACAAAATGACCAGTCGATTGGTGCATCAGTATCCAGTAATGCTGTGTTCAAAATATTAGTGCTTTTTAGTATTAGTATTTGTTAAGCGTGTTACTTATCTTTGTCAACCTGCAACCCTGTGCACGCGCTCTCTTTCCACTATAAACACACTTACTTTCTGAAAACACCTGTTAGGTTACAGTTAAGCGATCTCCACTTCAATATTCTATAACATTGTAATTCATCAAGTGTTTATttacaagagagagaaagagaggagagagtCTGTGCACGTATGAATTACTTCAATTTTGCCGCATTTCTCTATTAACAGTGAAGCTGTGGCTTTAATTTTAACACCTCCATGTTTAGAAAGATAATTTAGCTCTTGAACGATTaagctgtttatattttataaaaatatgcagGGCAGTGCTAAAAAGCTTGTTCCTGAATGTCTGATTACACGCAAAGCGTGATCTGTGTGAGTGACTGAGCGCGTGTGTGCATAAGATACAGAAGATACACAGCCCTAGTATCCAGTGTGTAAATTAACTATAGAGGAATCACTATTAAAGCTACAAAGTTACTCATCAAGAtgggtattttgagataattttgCATGTATTCATCCGTCCAAGCTCAAGAAGACACTGAAAGAATCTCAATTCGGTCCTCAGGCATTGTCACACAAAACGCACTGCACAAGTTCTGTATATAGTTTGCGTCTTGAATGCTTTAAAATCACTTGTATTTTTTCAATTAGCAAGCCTTAAAAACACATTCAATTATAAACATTTGTGACGACGCAGCAGTGGCCCGATTGGCCCATCGTGACAAATTCTTCAACTGTCCCAAGCGTCTTTCACACTGGCTGGCCTCTTATTGTCAAGCCCTGGTAATTATCTCAGACCTACACAGTGATAACCAATGCTGCTGCTATCTCACTCTTTCTTATTCTTGGTTCATCCAAACATTGGCAGACTTTGAATAGTCACCATTAACAGCCAGAATGGGATCTACAACCAGTTCTTTTTATTTAAGATATTTGCTATTCCCTTATTTTTTGGTGGGAGACTATTAGTACTGACCTTAATAAATTTGCATCACTGAAAGTTAGAAGGATGATGTCGGCTTGTCTTTAATTTTTTGCTGTCCTGTTGGCCTTAGGCTGTAGGGTGGAGTATGTCTTTGTCAATGTCTCTGTCACTCCattcaaaaatacaatacatgCTTTTTTTAGTATTGCTGTCAGGAACATAACTTGTCTTCACAGGATTTAGCATTTATTTCccctcttatttttttaaacttatttgcgTATTGCGTGGCATCAAAGCCACatgaaaaaagacaaagaagCCTAGGGTGATgcaaacattatttgtttttgaatggACAAAGAATTGCCAAGCCATTAAAGTGCATTATTGGATATTATTATGTAGCTGATTCTTTGTCGTTGAAAGAAAAGTGTTTTGTGGAAATGTGGAATTGTCCCTTATATATTAGATACAGGCCTGTTACAGGTCTCCATCTCCGCTTTTCAAAAAATTAGCCTGGTAGTAATTGAATGGGGGCAGTTTATGTCCAGGGTAGTTAGAGAAGAACTTGTTCTTTTCAAGAGATGCCTTCTGAACACAGGCCTTTTAACTCGTTTTGTTTGCCAACAACAGAATTTTCCTTCCTGGAAAACGATGTTAGCCAATCTTTCTGGGAAAGCAGGTGGAAAAAGAAGCATTTGATCTTATTGCTTTAAAGTCCTGCTTTTCCCCCCCCGTCTGTTCTAATCAGCTTTGATGCTGAGGCTTGTCTGTAAAGACCTTGCCATCTCTTAATGCATTCTTCTGCTTTCGGTCGTTTCGTTGTGAAACTTCACCATTCTCTTGATTGTCTGTCGTGTCGATGCCCAGAAGGCAGGCTCGGCAGCGACTTTATTGGCGCCGTAAAAGCAGCGTCCATAAAGAACAATTCGGTGGAATTTTTGGAAGGCACGAACCTGAGATGATCCTATTAGGAAGTTTGTTTTGCGACATTCGCCATTTGCCTGCTGTCCCATCCGTCACTTTTAGCTGCACTTCAAGCGGCGGTCTGATCGCGCCGGGGCCCTTCGGGAACATGGGCAGCTCAGGAAGAGATGACAGCATCTGACATCTTAGACTCAACAAGATTAAAGCAACAATCTAGAAAAATAAGGCGGAAAGGCAGAAGCGTGTGGACGTGTGTTTTAGGTGCTGTGATTCCTTAAGCTGTCCGCAGAGAGCTGTATTTCATTGTTTGGTTGAGGGGATTGTGAAAGGAGGACATCTTTATTGTAGAGCGGGATTTTagttttctctttgtgtttctccGCAGAGAGGATCAGATGAGCTGCTGTCCGGCAGCATGTATAACAGCCCCAGTTCTGGGCTGAGCAGTATAAGCGGTAAGTGTGACTTCCGCCCCCTTTCCAAAATATGCAGTTTTCACAACCGCATTAAAATAATCCAATTATAACAGATGGTTCAGTGTGAAATCTGATCTGAGAAAATCCTATCCGGGAATAACTTTACGCTTTCCTGTAGGTGGGCACCCACTCTTAAAAGCATGTGACCGGAATTGTGATTATCTGCATCTTATTACAGCTTCTTCAGCAATAGATTTCAATATCCCATTCAGTAGAGGAAAGGCTTTACCCAATTAAGGGAAGCTTTGTTTCTTGGGTTCTTTCTATTAAGGATCTCAATCGGAAATGTAGTGTGAAATGTAATAGAAGAGAGACTTAAAGTGCAGTTTAGACACACTTTCAGTCCTGGCTGAGTATTAACAATCTGCATCTTTTAACTTGATGTTGGCAATATGGTTCAacatttttcctttaaaatgtgTTCTCTTCATTCCCAGTATAATGTCCTCTTTCTGTCCACTTTTGGCAGATGCGACATCCAACGGTAGTGACAGCAAAAAACTTCGAGTTGAAGACAGAGTCGGCGATGCCCCACTATCCCGCGTTCTTCACATTAGAAAGTTACCCAACGATGTCTCGGAAACAGAGATCATTGCCCTGGGGCTTCCTTTCGGAAAGGTCACCAATATCCTCACACTGAAAGGCAAAAACCAGGTGCGTGGGCAAGCTGAAATAGTCCTGAAAGAGATTTGCTATTTCTGGTCCGACTAACAGTTTTAAGTCCACTAAGTTCATCTTACCTCATCACTGAAATCGTCTTTGTCTTAGGCGTTTCTGGAGCTCAGCACAGAGGAAGCTGCCATGACAATGGTCAATTATTACTCCGCTGTGACGCCTCACATCCGTAGTGTGCCGGTCTACATACAGTACTCAAATCACAAAGAACTGAAGACCGACAATTCAAACCAGGTAACAAATCACCTAACTTTTCTTGAAAACTTAATTATTTCAAgggacagccaatcagaacgtaAATCCAACTATGCTGACCAGATTTTGGAAAAGTGAGATTTTGTTTTGGGCAGAATAGTCAATTTATATCTTCTGCTGTTTATAGTGTGCACGGAAatttacactactattcaaaggaTAAGGGTCTGTAAGGTTTAACGTGAATTTAAGAATATGCCATTTGATAAGAAATACAGTAACAACAGTaattctatgaaatattattcctaagtattataaatataatttccgattttaatatatattttaaaatgcagtttaatgtttattcctgtgattgcaaagacacatttttagcagccatttttTCAGTCTTCAggaatgatcctttagaaattattgtaatatgctgatttggtgctcaataaatatttcttattattctcAATTTTGAAAACCGATGcgctccttaatatttttatggaaaaattGATAATAAATGAAGGATACTTTGAAATGGTGGAAAAGTTCAAATAATAAATCtatttgttgttactttttataAATTGAATGTATCCTTGCTCAAAAGAAGTatagatttcttaaaaaaaaataaaattgaaactcttcaacagttttgtatttttttacattggttTGTTGTAATAAGACAAAATGTTGTTGGTTACTTTGCATGTAATTCAGACcgtttatttctgtttaaattgtgtatttttcGGGAAAAATTAGCTGCTATGAGGAATGGACATCTCCCATTATATATGTTTAAGTAGTGTTTGTGTCTGACCTCCAGTCAGGTGGGACTCTCACATCGGGGTCTAACTCTAGCGATGGTGGTGGTATGGCCTCCAGTCCTGTGCTGAGGATAATCATTGATAACATGTTTTACCCCGTCACCCTTGATGTGCTGCAGCAGGTAGGGGACACCAATGTTTGGATCAGCCCTTTTATTGAGACTTTACATTGGTGAAAAATTGATGTCCTGTTGATGCCGTGTgttaattatgcttttttttttctttttttgtaatgtctTTTCCCCTCTGTTGATAGCTCCCCTCAATGCTCTGCTTTCTCTGTCAATAGATCTTCTCAAAGTTTGGCACCGTCATGAAAATCATCACATTCACCAAGAACAATCAGTTTCAGGCCCTGTTGCAGTACAACGATCCAACCAATGCGCAGCAAGCTAAAGTGGTGGGTTTGCTCTCAGCGGAAGATGAtgtgaaaagccagtttttagtGCCCTACGAAGACGACACacattctttctttctgtctatctctccttgttctttttttctgtctttttctcttttgttctAGGCTCTAGATGGTCAGAACATATACAACGCCTGCTGCACCCTTCGAATAGACTACTCTAAACTCGTCAACctgaatgtaaaatataataacgATAAGAGCAGGGACTACACAAGGCCGGAGCTTCCTGCTGGGGATGGGCAGCCCGCTCTGGATCCCACTGTGGTTTCTGCCCTGGGTAAAGATTCCACTTCCCTGCTCGGTAAGATCCCAGGTACttgcctctttttttttactatctaTTTTAGTGTTTGTTGTCTTCATTCACATGCCCAAATGCACCCtcgttgcaaacctgtatgacttgtgGAACACCAGACTTATGAAAGGAAACActgtttttacacattttgtcAGAAAAATAGACAGCTGTTAATACTGACAGTATGTAATTTTCACGAATACTCTTCGCAATGACATTCAGTCCAGATCCATACTATATACAAGATGTCGTATTTTAGAGGACCTTTTTAGCTTCACCCATTGTCTTAAATGTGATGCTTGTGGCGTGAGATGCTTATAAAAATAGCAAGATGTGATGCAACAACCCAAAACATTTGTCTGTTGAGTACACAAGGAGACAAAATGGCCATTGGTTCTCAGTTTGTTTGTGAGCCGGAACCATCATTTCTTCATTGATTCTGAGCGCCACTGAATGGGGACAGTATTTTAATCAGCATCATTGATTTAACTCAGCCTGTCTGAATGGTGAGAAAATGATAATGTAAAGCTGTGTTTATGAATTAGAATGTGCTCTTAAGTACTGTAAAATGTCAGGTAGGCCGGTGTCTCTGAGCGCCTGGGCTGACCTTTTCTCAGAGATCTGCTCATAAGGCctcttaatttaaaatgcaatttgacATTTCCCCTGCCACGTAATCAAGCAGGTATTTTATTGATATTAGCCTTAAAATGATTAGGTTTTAAAATCCCACATGGTCTTAACCTGGTCCCTCTCACATCAGGACGAAGAACTAATGTGtgatactagggatgcaccgaaatgaaaattcttgtccgaaaccgaaaaccgaaaaagagaaaaccaaggccgaaaaccgaaaccgaaacacagaaataaattatgccaattattagtaccattgcatttattgctatgaccgtgtactaactttactaaaattaagacattgcaattgcataaattaatattaaagtttcaaagataattacaattacataacttattaaaaaaaaaaacataaaaatacataattacaaatgatgtaaatatttataaagcacattgcaataatgcacagtataaaataaaattcaaactaaaatttatcccactcatgtgtatatttaataataatgtacaggcctactggctgcagaaaggttttaaaatgaacagttctctcataaaaacaaagtgcatttaggtgaagtgcatttgaaatttttctatgtaggactagaaagtgcattacttctccagtctgcaagactgttatcacttctggggatggggacttcagacagttaaccatctagctgttgagcttgtcatctgcctgacatttgagaaatatttgagagagtgtatttaaatagggccagggcataaataaacatttttatcaaattaaagcagaaatctagcagaaaatctagcataaatatggctacaatctgatattatgtatgtatatatgtttgtgtgtgtgtataagaacaaaatagccaacgtattattattatttggggcactttcttgca
This genomic stretch from Carassius auratus strain Wakin unplaced genomic scaffold, ASM336829v1 scaf_tig00215163, whole genome shotgun sequence harbors:
- the LOC113093834 gene encoding polypyrimidine tract-binding protein 2-like isoform X2; this translates as MDGIGDVAVGVKRGSDELLSGSMYNSPSSGLSSISDATSNGSDSKKLRVEDRVGDAPLSRVLHIRKLPNDVSETEIIALGLPFGKVTNILTLKGKNQAFLELSTEEAAMTMVNYYSAVTPHIRSVPVYIQYSNHKELKTDNSNQSGGTLTSGSNSSDGGGMASSPVLRIIIDNMFYPVTLDVLQQIFSKFGTVMKIITFTKNNQFQALLQYNDPTNAQQAKVALDGQNIYNACCTLRIDYSKLVNLNVKYNNDKSRDYTRPELPAGDGQPALDPTVVSALGKDSTSLLGALSPLSAAAAAAAAAGRVALSGHSGASGVLLVSNLNEEMVTPHSLFTLFGVYGDVQRVKILFNKKDSALIQMADMNQAQLAMSHLNGQKMYSKIIRVTMSKHQTVQLPRDGLDDQGLTKDFTNSPLHRFKKPGSKNFQNIFPPSATLHLSNIPQDITEEDLRVLFSNSGGTVKAFKFFQDHKMALIQMTTIEEAIQCLIDLHNYNMGNNHHLKVSFSKSTI
- the LOC113093834 gene encoding polypyrimidine tract-binding protein 2-like isoform X1, encoding MDGIGDVAVGVKRGSDELLSGSMYNSPSSGLSSISDATSNGSDSKKLRVEDRVGDAPLSRVLHIRKLPNDVSETEIIALGLPFGKVTNILTLKGKNQAFLELSTEEAAMTMVNYYSAVTPHIRSVPVYIQYSNHKELKTDNSNQSGGTLTSGSNSSDGGGMASSPVLRIIIDNMFYPVTLDVLQQIFSKFGTVMKIITFTKNNQFQALLQYNDPTNAQQAKVALDGQNIYNACCTLRIDYSKLVNLNVKYNNDKSRDYTRPELPAGDGQPALDPTVVSALGKDSTSLLGKIPGALSPLSAAAAAAAAAGRVALSGHSGASGVLLVSNLNEEMVTPHSLFTLFGVYGDVQRVKILFNKKDSALIQMADMNQAQLAMSHLNGQKMYSKIIRVTMSKHQTVQLPRDGLDDQGLTKDFTNSPLHRFKKPGSKNFQNIFPPSATLHLSNIPQDITEEDLRVLFSNSGGTVKAFKFFQDHKMALIQMTTIEEAIQCLIDLHNYNMGNNHHLKVSFSKSTI